Proteins encoded together in one Antennarius striatus isolate MH-2024 chromosome 13, ASM4005453v1, whole genome shotgun sequence window:
- the gng8 gene encoding guanine nucleotide-binding protein G(I)/G(S)/G(O) subunit gamma-8, with the protein MSNNMAKIADARKTVEQLKLEVNIERMMVSKAAAELMAYCENHAKEDPLVTPVASSENPFREKKLFCLIL; encoded by the exons ATGTCCAACAATATGGCAAAGATTGCAGATGCAAGAAAGACTGTAGAACAACTGAAACTGGAGGTCAACATAGAGAGGATGATG GTATCCAAAGCAGCAGCTGAACTGATGGCCTACTGTGAAAACCATGCCAAAGAAGACCCTCTAGTGACACCGGTAGCTTCTTCCGAGAACCCATTTCGAGAGAAGAAATTATTCTGTCTGATTTTATAA
- the tmem45b gene encoding transmembrane protein 45B — protein MANFGGHAIPGVFFLLFGFWTTIKTILHHYWRTHQQKGKPLMPPAFKKMEYFEGGFAVFASFSGIMVEQFVVDGPHAHLYDTVNSSWVKQMNWQHSTMYMFYGIYGIAQVACTVSSLVPIGVNKLTLSLAFFVEGFLFYFHVHGRTLLDAHCHSLLLVSVFSAAAGSMLEVFIRNNIIVKLFNACMFILQGSWFFQIGLVLYPLSGPKWDETLHSNAMFITMCFCWHLAMAMLLVTSTCCMVWFIMRRFSGRRRDIEIGMRDTSNKNGSQKALLEESDEE, from the exons ATGGCCAACTTCGGAGGACACGCTATTCCTGGCGTCTTCTTTCTGTTGTTTGGCTTTTGGACAACAATAAAAACCATCCTCCACCATTACTGGAGGACACATCAGCAGAAAGGAAAACCACTCATGCCACCggcctttaaaaaaatggaatacTTTGAAGGAGGATTTGCAGTCTTTGCTTCATTCTCGG GTATTATGGTTGAACAGTTTGTGGTAGATGGGCCACATGCCCACCTTTATGACACAGTCAACAGCTCATGGGTGAAGCAGATGAACTGGCAGCACAGTACCATGTACATGTTCTATGGGATCTATGGAATAGCACAAGTTGCATGTACAGTATCCAGTCTGGTGCCGATTGGTGTCAATAAACTTACCCTTTCCTTGGCTTTTTTTGTTGAAG gctttctgttttatttccacgtGCATGGTCGGACTCTTCTGGATGCTCACTGCCATTCCCTCCTGCTGGTGTCTGTGTTTAGTGCCGCTGCAGGCAGCATGTTGGAAGTGTTCATAAGAAACAACATTATTGTGAAGCTGTTCAATGCATGCATGTTCATCCTACAGGGCTCGTGGTTCTTTCAG ATTGGTTTGGTTCTTTACCCACTGAGTGGACCAAAATGGGATGAGACACTACACAGCAATGCCATGTTCATCACGATGTGCTTCTGTTGGCACTTAGCTATGGCCATGCTTTTAGTGACCTCGACCTGCTGTATGGTTTGGTT CATCATGAGGAGGTTCTCAGGAAGGAGAAGAGATATAGAGATTGGAATGCGAGACACATCCAACAAAAACGGTTCCCAGAAGGCTTTGCTGGAAGAATCAGACGAAGAGTGA
- the nfrkb gene encoding nuclear factor related to kappa-B-binding protein: MDALTHMLTDPLDPKDENDGQMTEECMLGNCRVSLPEVLLEDPEIFFSVMSESTWNEVLSDSQRQHLRQFLPQFPDNNIAEQDSTISDLFNNKQFKFGNPLHLAQKLFRDGYFNPEVVKYRQLCAKSQRKRQLYSLQQYYHKLLKQILVSRKELLEFAFQNGLNFPPKRKLPSKTNAEMREPRVRRRLSRILKEVKIECGDSNASSDDDDISLWTSAPQSPSSPTSTVSLRVLPSLSTQDMKTTEKIELGEQDLRAMLHNHREKRKRQPDHPDLMISDIHLGDILSRTNIGRKGTIPLFDLSLPKKKLKDERRKKKMRTIKVESDDLSETLAPSDTSSAPPANIINSLPNTPSTPLTNIKEEIVEECQNSPVIVEEIAVSFFSLLENILRAETHSSTSALEDKVQIWQSSPASSLNVWFSAVPCWSDLVVQALQFLAGETKDGMMALPSGFSPFVEFSDETQQWRWIGPTQDTEKDISALCQLWLDSRDLVVKTENEDMLEITSPTPRVSTDYVVRPSTGDERQVFQIQEQQRYNQPHKAFTFRMHGFESVVGPVKGVFDKEMSLNKAREHTLLRSDRPPYVTILSLVRDAAARLPNGEGTRAEICELLKDSQFLAPDVTSAQVNTVVSGALDRLHYEKDPCVKYDIGRKLWIYLHRSRSQEEFERIHQAQAAAAKARKALQQKPKPASKPKSGSKDGATKISGCLEGQDIAPNPISPIPSSHNINTPGMPKSPLPCTATTPTKTGVPDTVKSSPGVLLVSPPSLPQLGAILPSSQPGPPVSQPVTSQHAARIMSHLAAGSLPQVRVVSSQSGLGSQAGSQQATLVHQTPHQIRMPLSVAAKGISPAVVSLPLRSQSASSPVQVSTSVSVSAVAVARPQAGSPGSPANNPASPAVLQGVANTSIKQMSITGQLGMKTPGGAGIPITATNLRIQGKDVLRLPPSSITTDAKGQTVLRITPDMMATLAKSPVATVKLTSDFLSTASTGSKSLSATLHVTPPHPSPSSVSSVASCAGEAQTTKAGPVASTLLKAAGDTAIRLMPTLGVTVADQKSRTFSTVSSPDKSGTTIRIMPGLGVIPQKQGQTITMTTTTGSKPLTASTCANVATMAANVMAAAKGITVASGASSSPLTLGTATATVRQVPATVVTTQAGKLPARITVPLSVLNQPLKSKSVVTTPIVKGGLNTNIGSLGRNIILTTMPAGTKLIAGNKPVSFVTAQQFQQLQQQGQATQVRIQTVQAQQLQQHMATGSQKSVSTVVVTTAPSPKCGPDAPPAPQQ; the protein is encoded by the exons ATGGATGCGCTCACCCACATGCTTACAGACCCTCTTGATCCAAAAGACGAAAACGATGGTCAAATGACCGAGGAATGCATGCTGGGGAACTGCAGAGTGAGCCTTCCAGAGGTCCTACTTGAAGAC CCTGAGATTTTCTTCTCTGTGATGAGTGAAAGCACGTGGAATGAAGTGCTGTCGGATTCGCAGAGGCAGCACCTTCGACAGTTTTTGCCACAGTTTCCTGACAACAATATTGCTGAACAGGACAGCACCATCAGTGACCTATTCAACAACAAACAGTTTAAATTTGGAAATCCTCTTCATCTTGCACAAAAATTGTTTCGAG ATGGATACTTCAATCCAGAGGTGGTCAAGTACAGACAATTGTGTGCCAAGTCTCAGAGAAAACGACAGTTATACTCTCTTCAGCAGTATtatcacaaactgttgaagcaGATCCTCGTCTCCAGAAAG GAGCTGCTGGAGTTTGCATTTCAGAATGGTCTGAATTTTCCACCTAAAAGAAAGTTACCATCCAAGACAAATGCTGAAATGCGGGAGCCAAGGGTGAGAAGAAGATTGAGTCGGATATTAAAGGAGGTCAAAATTGAGTGTGGAGACAGCAATGCGTCATCCGATGACGATG ACATATCATTATGGACTTCGGCACCGCAATCACCTTCTTCTCCAACATCTACTGTGTCACTCAGAGTCCTTCCCAGCCTCTCCACTCAAGACATGAAGACTACCG aaaaaaTAGAGCTAGGGGAGCAGGACTTGAGAGCCATGCTACATAACCATCGGGAGAAGAGGAAGCGACAACCA GACCATCCAGACTTGATGATTTCGGATATCCACCTTGGAGACATACTCTCAAGAACAAATATTGGCCGGAAGGGGACCATAC CATTATTTGATTTATCTCTCCCCAAGAAAAAGCTGAAGGATGAgcgaaggaagaagaaaatgaggaCTATAAAAGTTGAGTCTGACGATCTGAGTGAAACTCTTGCACCGTCTGACACCTCATCAGCACCACCAGCAAACATCATCAACTCTTTGCCAAATACGCCATCGACTCCACTGACTAACATCAAAGAAGA AATTGTGGAAGAGTGTCAGAACAGCCCAGTAATTGTTGAGGAAATTGCTGTCAGTTTCTTCAGCTTGTTGGAGAACATTTTAAGGGCAGAAACCCATTCCAGTACTTCAGCA TTGGAAGATAAAGTTCAAATATGGCAGTCATCTCCAGCCAGCTCACTCAACGTGTGGTTTTCAGCCGTTCCATGTTGGTCTGACTTGGTTGTTCAAGCCCTGCAGTTTCTTGCAGGAGAAACTAAAG ATGGTATGATGGCCCTTCCAAGTGGATTTTCTCCATTTGTGGAATTTTCAGATGAGACTCAGCAGTGGAGGTGGATTG GCCCCACTCAGGATACAGAGAAGGATATTAGTGCACTCTGTCAGCTGTGGCTGGACTCCAGAGATTTAGTTGTGAAG ACGGAAAATGAAGACATGTTAGAGATCACTTCGCCCACTCCACGAGT TTCAACTGATTATGTGGTGCGGCCCAGCACTGGAGACGAGAGACAAGTGTTCCAAATCCAG GAGCAGCAGAGATACAACCAACCTCACAAAGCGTTCACCTTCAGGATGCATGGCTTTGAGTCTGTGGTGGGACCAGTTAAAGGGGTGTTTGATAAGGAGATGTCTCTCAACAAAGCCAGGGAGCACACATTGCTGCGCTCTGACCGACCGCCATACGTGACCATTCTCTCTCTGG TTCGGGACGCAGCAGCCAGGTTACCCAATGGGGAAGGAACAAGAGCAGAGATATGTGAACTGCTGAAAGACTCACAGTTTCTTGCTCCTGATGTTACCAGTGCACag GTGAACACGGTTGTCAGTGGGGCTCTGGATAGACTTCACTATGAGAAAGATCCTTGTGTGAAGTATGACATCGGACGCAAACTTTGGATTTATCTCCACCGTAGTCGCAGTCAAGAGGAGTTTG AGAGGATCCACCAGGCtcaagctgctgctgcaaaaGCAAGAAAAGCCTTGCAGCAGAAACCTAAACCTGCATCCAAACCC AAGTCTGGAAGTAAAGACGGAGCCACTAAGATCTCTGGTTGTCTGGAAGGACAGGATATCGCCCCTAATCCTATCTCACCAATCCCTTCTTCACACAACATAAACACACCTGGAATGCCTAAATCACCCTTGCCATGCACAGCCACCACACCAACAAAGACTGGAGTGCCTGATACGGTCAAATCGAGTCCAGG gGTCCTTCTTGTGTCTCCTCCATCGTTGCCTCAGCTCGGGGCCATCTTACCCAGCAGTCAACCAGGTCCACCAGTTTCTCAGCCAGTCACATCTCAGCATGCAGCCCGGATCATGAGTCACCTGGCTGCGGGCTCCCTTCCTCAGGTGCGAGTCGTTTCTTCTCAGTCTGGGCTGGGCTCTCAAGCAGGAAGTCAGCAAGCCACACTGGTCCATCAGACGCCTCACCAGATCAGAATGCCATTGTCAGTGGCAGCCAAGGGCATTTCACCG GCAGTGGTTTCTCTGCCTCTGAGGAGTCAGTCTGCCAGTAGCCCAGTGCAGGTGTCCACCTCAGTATCTGTGTCTGCTGTAGCTGTGGCCAGACCTCAGGCTGGATCCCCAGGCAGCCCAGCTAACAATCCTGCTTCCCCTGCTGTCCTGCAAGGAGTTGCCAACACAAGCATTAAACAG atgtcCATCACTGGCCAGTTGGGAATGAAGACTCCAGGAGGGGCAGGAATTCCAATAACGGCAACAAATCTACGCATCCAGGGTAAAGATGTCCTGCGTCTCCCACCgtcctccatcaccactgacgCTAAGGGCCAGACGGTGCTGCGGATCACCCCAGACATGATGGCAACTCTTGCCAAATCTCCAGTTGCGACAGTCAAACTCACCTCTGACTTCCTGAGCACTGCCTCCACGGGAAGCAAGAGCTTATCAGCCACCCTCCATGTGACACCCCCACACCCTTCACCTTCCTCTGTCTCCAGTGTTGCGTCCTGTGCAGGGGAGGCACAGACCACTAAAGCAGGTCCTGTTGCCTCCACTTTACTGAAGGCTGCAGGAGATACTGCCATTCGTCTGATGCCCACATTGGGTGTCACAGTGGCTGACCAGAAGTCAAGGACCTTCTCTACTGTTTCCTCCCCTGACAAGAGCGGCACCACCATTCGGATAATGCCTGGCCTTGGCGTCATCCCTCAAAAACAGGGCCAGACCATCACAATGACGACCACCACAGGCAGTAAACCTCTCACAGCCTCTACGTGCGCCAATGTCGCGACCATGGCTGCCAACGTGATGGCAGCGGCAAAGGGGATCACAGTTGCGTCTGGAGCTTCAAGCTCACCTCTGACACTTGGAACGGCTACAGCAACTGTGAGACAAGTTCCTGCAACAGTGGTTACCACGCAAGCG GGGAAGTTACCTGCACGGATAACTGTGCCGCTGTCTGTCCTCAACCAACCACTGAAGAGCAAGAGTGTGGTGACCACACCCATTGTGAAAGGAGGTCTGAACACAAA TATTGGCAGTCTGGGTAGGAACATTATCCTGACCACCATGCCTGCCGGCACAAAGCTGATCGCAGGAAACAAACCCGTCAGCTTCGTCACAGCTCAACAGttccagcagcttcagcagcaagGACAGGCCACACAG GTTCGAATCCAAACAGTGCAggcccagcagctccagcagcacaTGGCAACAGGCTCCCAAAAATCTGTTTCAACAGTCGTAGTCACAACAGCACCTTCACCGAAGTGTGGACCCGATGCTCCACCTGCCCCCCAACAGTGA